Genomic DNA from Candidatus Saccharibacteria bacterium:
TACCTACTTTGCCAACTGGCGCCAGCCAACGGCACCAGCAAATAAGTCTGGCTTATTTGTGTATGCCGACGGCGGCACAACCAGCGACAGCATAAAATACCGCCAGCTGCAGCTGGACGGTACCTGGACTACAGCCAGCCCCTTGCCCGATGTAGACCCTAGCACAACCAACCAGGCGGCTCGGTCGGTAAAGCTGTTTCCGGCTCAAACTGGCTCGGCCAAAATGTTATTAACTCGACATTTCAATGGCACCACCCAATACTTTTATGCTACCTATTGGAATGGCTCAGCCTGGGGTACACCACAACTACTGGCACAGTGGAATTCGACCAGCTATGTCAATGTTGGCAATTTTGGTGGCGACTGGCTAGCCGATGGGTCGTTTATGACTGTTTACTCGGATGGTAGCAATGCGCCTAAGTCCAAAATCTTTAATGGCTCGAGCTGGGGGCCCACCGTTAACGTAGGCTCGCTGGGTTCGACCAGTAATTTTCCAAGCAATATTGTAGTAAAAGCCCGCCCCCAAACCAATGAGGTTATGATGGCTGTATTAGATTTTGAATACAATACAAACTCCAACTATTATTCGAATGGCTCCTGGCGAGGCTATGTAAAGCATGCCTCTAACTCGGTTGGTAACAGCTCCAAGCAGATTGATTTTGATTGGAGCCCAATAGATCCAACTACTGGTGCGCTGGTCTATACGGTTAATACTCAAGACAGGTCGCTAAGGGCTCGAACCTTTACAGCTGACGGCCAGGGCTCTGGCAGTTGGAATCCGGTTTCTAACTCAAACAACCAGCCAGTAGGCTCGACGATTGGCTCATTGGCTCAAGCCCCACGGCCAAGTGTGGCTTCGGATTTTGTTAGTTGCGATAAAGATCAGGATAGCCCACCGGCCATATACTGCTACAAGTTCTCGCCCGGTCCCAACGGCTGGCAAGATC
This window encodes:
- a CDS encoding type II secretion system protein, which translates into the protein MKDSRTHRRQNGFSLIEILLAVGVFALFGTIMLSAFVYGRDAVRQAGDRVRAVELANGGIEVVRNIANPNYSNLSSFTNGTTYYVSTINNQWQLTTAPQLIDGKYTRKVIFGDGPNGSRAVNVTVAWAHNLTRTSNITVSTYFANWRQPTAPANKSGLFVYADGGTTSDSIKYRQLQLDGTWTTASPLPDVDPSTTNQAARSVKLFPAQTGSAKMLLTRHFNGTTQYFYATYWNGSAWGTPQLLAQWNSTSYVNVGNFGGDWLADGSFMTVYSDGSNAPKSKIFNGSSWGPTVNVGSLGSTSNFPSNIVVKARPQTNEVMMAVLDFEYNTNSNYYSNGSWRGYVKHASNSVGNSSKQIDFDWSPIDPTTGALVYTVNTQDRSLRARTFTADGQGSGSWNPVSNSNNQPVGSTIGSLAQAPRPSVASDFVSCDKDQDSPPAIYCYKFSPGPNGWQDPANKLITTSTAPGLQLSLDLAYEAKTSNLGLILYSDNTASAKLKRYDSIANSWDVNPVLGLPAASGIIQKTRLVARPNTDDLMTIVADANKNLYTGVFNGTDNTIYSSPSGKAWTNQNANGPSNSAVWFDFSWDN